From a region of the Pedosphaera parvula Ellin514 genome:
- a CDS encoding ABC transporter permease, whose translation MYHLALKMLLGDRSKYIMLVGGLTFASLLMTQQCAVFFGLLSWTTSHMRNMRASIWVVDPKVEQINEIKPMRDTDVNRVRSVSGVAYAVPLYTGVIQARVADGSFKPVEMIGLDSATLVGRPPIILSGHLEDLRLPNTVMIDELAVARLSLAKGHKIGIGDTFEINDREARVIGICKTDRHFFGYPYVFTTYDEALQFAPKTRKMLSIVLAEPKPGWTAEQTARAIEKETLLKAYTEKEFNASTIRWFFKNTGIPASFGTTIILGFIVGMVVCGQTFYSFVLENLRNLGALKAMGASNWLLARMLMVQALTVGFIGYGLGVGLTVLFGLMVLKTGQPPFLLPYQLPLVTLVVILFICVFAALLGIRKIYKLEAAVVFRG comes from the coding sequence ATGTATCACCTCGCGCTGAAAATGCTCCTGGGGGATCGCTCCAAATACATTATGCTGGTGGGCGGCCTGACATTCGCCTCGCTCCTCATGACTCAGCAATGTGCCGTCTTCTTCGGGCTGCTCTCCTGGACCACCAGTCATATGCGCAACATGCGCGCCTCGATCTGGGTGGTTGATCCGAAGGTGGAACAGATCAACGAGATCAAGCCGATGCGCGATACCGATGTGAACCGGGTGCGCAGTGTTTCGGGGGTTGCTTATGCAGTCCCATTATACACCGGGGTGATCCAGGCGCGCGTTGCGGATGGAAGCTTCAAGCCTGTGGAAATGATTGGCCTGGATTCAGCCACCCTGGTGGGAAGGCCGCCCATTATTTTAAGTGGACATTTGGAAGACCTGAGACTCCCAAACACTGTTATGATCGACGAACTGGCGGTGGCAAGACTAAGCTTGGCGAAGGGACACAAAATCGGGATTGGAGATACATTTGAAATCAATGATCGCGAAGCGCGCGTCATTGGCATTTGCAAAACTGACCGTCATTTCTTCGGGTATCCCTATGTGTTCACCACCTATGATGAGGCGCTCCAATTTGCCCCGAAGACCCGAAAAATGCTCAGCATTGTTTTAGCGGAGCCAAAGCCCGGCTGGACAGCTGAACAGACCGCCCGAGCCATCGAGAAGGAAACACTTTTAAAGGCCTATACCGAAAAAGAGTTCAACGCCTCCACCATACGTTGGTTCTTTAAGAACACCGGTATCCCGGCTTCGTTCGGCACGACCATTATTCTGGGATTTATTGTGGGCATGGTGGTGTGCGGACAAACCTTTTATTCATTCGTGCTGGAGAACCTAAGGAATCTGGGCGCGCTGAAAGCGATGGGCGCGAGCAACTGGTTGCTGGCTCGCATGCTGATGGTGCAGGCGCTGACGGTGGGATTCATCGGTTATGGCCTGGGAGTAGGCTTGACAGTCCTATTCGGTCTAATGGTACTGAAAACGGGCCAACCGCCGTTCCTGCTCCCCTACCAACTTCCCCTGGTTACTTTAGTGGTGATCCTCTTCATCTGCGTGTTCGCAGCTCTGCTGGGGATTCGCAAAATCTATAAACTCGAAGCAGCGGTGGTGTTCCGTGGCTAA
- a CDS encoding ABC transporter ATP-binding protein yields the protein MANTNGQSNGFAVHVRNVTKTFGTGEAKVAALKGVDFDARMGEMLMIVGPSGCGKTTLLSVIAGTLAFNGGEIDVFGTPLHGLKDRDVTEFRKKNVGFIFQQFNLIPTLSLVENVSVPLLINGVSRSQAEKKASELLDRLGLAGRGNDRPSLLSGGQQQRVAIARALVHDPRLVICDEPTSALDKDTGGKIMELLRDIGRSPNRCVIVVTHDNRVFKYADRMTEMEDGRVQRVHESYSQYEQKGEH from the coding sequence GTGGCTAATACTAATGGACAATCAAACGGTTTCGCCGTGCATGTCCGCAACGTGACCAAAACGTTCGGCACAGGCGAGGCGAAGGTGGCGGCCTTGAAAGGCGTGGACTTTGACGCTCGCATGGGTGAAATGCTCATGATCGTCGGTCCTTCAGGATGTGGCAAAACAACTCTGCTTAGCGTGATCGCGGGCACACTCGCATTCAACGGTGGGGAAATCGATGTATTCGGCACACCCTTGCATGGACTTAAAGACAGGGATGTCACCGAATTTCGCAAGAAGAACGTCGGCTTCATTTTTCAACAATTCAATCTGATTCCGACTTTGAGCCTGGTGGAAAATGTGAGCGTGCCTTTGTTGATCAATGGCGTCAGCCGTTCCCAAGCAGAGAAAAAGGCGTCCGAGTTGCTCGACCGATTGGGCCTGGCCGGCCGCGGAAACGATCGTCCCAGCCTGCTTTCGGGCGGCCAACAGCAGCGCGTGGCCATTGCGCGAGCCCTGGTTCACGATCCAAGGCTGGTGATTTGCGATGAGCCGACTTCGGCTTTGGACAAGGATACCGGCGGGAAGATCATGGAGCTTTTGCGCGATATCGGCCGCAGTCCGAATCGTTGTGTCATTGTCGTGACCCATGACAACCGCGTTTTTAAATATGCCGACCGGATGACGGAAATGGAAGACGGCCGGGTGCAACGTGTGCATGAGAGTTACAGTCAATATGAACAGAAGGGAGAACACTAA
- a CDS encoding efflux RND transporter periplasmic adaptor subunit codes for MLFKRLSFYLAVAGIVGTVLLVNKLRQVPAAPAPLAEPARSPYTNSVAGTGIIEASRENVKIGAPKGGLIQKVNAQIGSKVKQGDPVIQLDSREACAQLVTMEAQLEAMKASLQSEKVLLADNEDQFTRTDNLAKQNVASVDERNRKEFALRSMQARVAKIEADIKAVAAQVELAKTNIDILTVRAPRDGTILQVNVREGEYAGTTPTEPLMILGETEKLQIRADVDEQNAPLVAANQPAIAFLKGDTKNPIPLRFVRIEPYVVPKRSLTGDSAERVDTRVLQIIFEFDRPTTPLYVGQQMDVFIQRPEPTAVAKIP; via the coding sequence ATGTTATTCAAAAGATTGAGTTTTTACCTCGCCGTCGCCGGCATTGTCGGCACGGTGCTGCTGGTCAACAAATTGCGCCAGGTGCCGGCGGCTCCGGCGCCGCTCGCGGAACCAGCGCGGTCGCCATATACGAATTCCGTGGCGGGAACGGGGATTATTGAGGCTTCCCGTGAAAATGTGAAAATCGGAGCGCCGAAGGGTGGATTGATTCAAAAAGTGAACGCGCAGATCGGTTCCAAGGTGAAGCAAGGCGACCCGGTCATCCAGTTGGACAGCCGCGAAGCTTGCGCGCAATTGGTCACGATGGAGGCGCAACTCGAGGCAATGAAAGCGTCGCTGCAATCCGAGAAGGTGTTGCTGGCGGATAATGAGGACCAATTCACACGCACTGACAATCTCGCGAAGCAGAATGTGGCTTCGGTGGATGAACGCAACCGGAAGGAATTCGCCCTGCGCAGCATGCAAGCGCGGGTGGCGAAGATTGAGGCGGATATTAAAGCGGTTGCGGCCCAGGTTGAACTGGCGAAAACAAATATTGATATCCTAACTGTGCGGGCGCCAAGAGATGGCACCATTCTGCAGGTGAACGTGCGTGAGGGAGAATATGCTGGCACAACGCCGACCGAGCCCTTGATGATTCTCGGCGAAACGGAAAAGTTGCAGATCCGTGCCGATGTGGATGAGCAGAATGCCCCTTTAGTGGCAGCCAATCAGCCGGCGATTGCGTTTTTGAAAGGTGACACGAAGAACCCAATTCCGTTACGCTTCGTGCGGATCGAGCCATATGTGGTTCCCAAACGTTCGTTGACGGGTGACAGTGCCGAGCGGGTGGACACACGTGTATTGCAAATCATTTTTGAATTTGATCGTCCCACGACACCACTTTATGTCGGACAACAAATGGATGTATTTATACAACGTCCTGAGCCGACAGCGGTGGCAAAGATCCCTTAA
- a CDS encoding TolC family protein, protein MKLFRSKKHFKFILAAALCTATSLPAWSTESTVTNQAPAWLSGPLSLAETMNLALKQNGNILRGQSNLEAAYGLVVQTRAVALPVIRSTGNFTFNAATENFPVFGAPIFVTFPDKSWAANIQIIQSVYEGGRITSALRSAKLTKEQALLQYQTVVADALLQVRVAYYDILQAEEQIVVEEASVKLLTQELQDQTKRYEAGTVPRFNVLRAEVSVANERPRLIQARNAYRISKNNLVNLLGYRVPPTVSEDIPLTLTDKLDAEPYEINLPVAVAKALQNRSELAALQKTESLRNEDVISAKAGYKPSVQAFAGYSGRNTQFSDDLGRVVNGAQAGIQFTWNIWDGWLTKGRVQQAQAQHQGAMVDVDNETRNIELEVRTQYSNFIQARETLESQKKVQEEAEEALRLATARSEAGTGTQLDVLQAETSLTTARSTLVQALHDYDVARARVERAMGINIMQSNK, encoded by the coding sequence ATGAAATTATTTAGAAGTAAGAAGCATTTTAAATTCATTCTTGCGGCAGCTCTTTGCACTGCCACTTCCCTGCCCGCATGGAGCACGGAATCAACGGTAACGAACCAAGCTCCGGCCTGGCTTTCGGGGCCCCTCTCTCTCGCCGAAACCATGAACCTGGCGTTGAAACAGAATGGCAATATCCTGCGAGGCCAGAGCAACCTGGAGGCAGCCTATGGCTTGGTTGTCCAGACCCGTGCCGTGGCATTGCCAGTCATTAGGTCAACCGGAAATTTCACGTTTAATGCAGCCACCGAAAACTTCCCCGTTTTTGGAGCGCCCATTTTCGTTACCTTCCCGGATAAATCATGGGCCGCGAACATCCAAATCATTCAGAGTGTTTATGAAGGCGGAAGGATCACCTCGGCGCTCAGGTCTGCCAAGCTGACGAAGGAGCAGGCCCTGCTCCAGTACCAGACCGTTGTGGCAGATGCGTTGCTCCAGGTTCGTGTCGCTTACTACGACATCCTGCAGGCCGAAGAACAGATCGTCGTGGAAGAGGCATCAGTTAAGTTGCTGACCCAGGAATTACAGGACCAGACCAAGCGTTATGAGGCAGGCACAGTGCCGCGCTTCAACGTGTTGCGGGCAGAAGTGTCCGTGGCAAATGAGCGCCCAAGGTTGATCCAGGCGCGCAACGCTTATCGCATTTCCAAAAACAATTTGGTCAATCTTTTGGGCTACCGCGTACCGCCGACTGTTTCTGAGGACATTCCATTGACTCTCACGGACAAGCTCGATGCCGAACCTTACGAGATTAACCTGCCGGTGGCAGTCGCCAAGGCATTGCAGAACCGTTCCGAACTGGCGGCCTTGCAGAAAACGGAAAGCCTGCGGAATGAGGATGTGATCAGTGCGAAAGCGGGTTATAAGCCGAGTGTTCAGGCTTTCGCCGGCTATAGCGGGAGAAATACGCAGTTTAGTGACGATCTGGGCCGTGTGGTGAATGGTGCGCAGGCGGGAATTCAATTCACCTGGAACATTTGGGATGGTTGGCTGACGAAGGGGAGAGTGCAACAAGCCCAGGCGCAACACCAAGGTGCCATGGTGGACGTGGACAATGAAACGCGGAACATCGAACTCGAAGTCCGCACCCAATATTCGAACTTCATCCAGGCCCGTGAGACCTTGGAATCGCAGAAGAAGGTGCAGGAGGAAGCGGAGGAGGCTTTGCGTTTAGCTACGGCACGCAGTGAGGCAGGAACGGGCACGCAGCTGGATGTGTTGCAGGCTGAAACTTCACTGACGACGGCACGCTCAACCCTGGTGCAGGCTTTGCACGATTACGATGTGGCACGCGCCCGAGTCGAACGGGCCATGGGCATCAACATCATGCAAAGCAATAAGTAG